One genomic window of Candidatus Nitrosopumilus sediminis includes the following:
- a CDS encoding TATA-box-binding protein gives MPQTKPIVSVENVVASADVMQKMDLNEITRTFPDVEYHPDQFPGLVFRLKTPKTATLIFTSGKMVCTGSKSEEMARKAVKTVVQKLRKGGIKVKKDAVVTIQNIVASINLGGKIHLEQAARTLPRSMYEPEQFPGLIHRMLDPKTVILLFSSGKLVCTGAKQEPDVYRSVNNLHALLEEKKLMIYD, from the coding sequence ATGCCACAAACAAAACCTATCGTAAGTGTAGAAAATGTTGTAGCTTCAGCAGACGTAATGCAAAAAATGGATTTGAATGAGATCACAAGGACATTTCCAGATGTAGAGTATCATCCGGATCAATTCCCTGGACTTGTGTTCAGATTAAAGACTCCAAAGACTGCAACCTTGATTTTCACTTCAGGTAAAATGGTATGTACTGGTTCAAAATCTGAAGAAATGGCTAGAAAGGCAGTAAAAACAGTTGTACAAAAACTTCGCAAAGGAGGAATCAAAGTCAAAAAAGACGCAGTAGTGACAATTCAAAATATTGTTGCATCAATCAATTTAGGTGGAAAAATCCATCTAGAGCAAGCTGCAAGAACTTTGCCACGAAGTATGTATGAGCCAGAACAATTTCCAGGACTCATCCATAGAATGTTAGACCCAAAGACAGTGATTTTGCTTTTCTCATCAGGAAAGCTAGTATGTACAGGGGCCAAACAAGAACCAGACGTGTATCGTTCTGTAAATAACTTACATGCATTACTAGAAGAGAAAAAATTGATGATTTATGATTAA
- a CDS encoding type II toxin-antitoxin system RatA family toxin, translating to MAIIDVEIEINASIDKVWDVVSDIDNEPKFWKGTKEVRNISKEENTVKREVTIAFRDQKCLQEVKIYPKEKIEARFTKGIIDGEKIVSLSAKEDKTILSTHWDIKLTGMMGMFTGMIKKHIKSGTEQAMQSIKEEIER from the coding sequence ATGGCTATAATAGATGTCGAAATTGAAATTAATGCAAGTATAGACAAAGTGTGGGACGTCGTCTCAGATATTGATAATGAGCCAAAGTTTTGGAAAGGAACCAAGGAAGTGAGAAACATTTCCAAAGAAGAAAACACTGTAAAAAGAGAAGTGACCATAGCATTTAGAGATCAAAAATGCTTGCAAGAAGTGAAAATTTATCCTAAAGAGAAGATAGAGGCAAGATTCACCAAGGGAATCATCGATGGTGAAAAAATAGTATCGCTCTCAGCCAAAGAGGATAAAACCATACTCTCAACACATTGGGACATTAAACTAACTGGAATGATGGGCATGTTTACAGGAATGATCAAAAAACACATCAAAAGTGGAACAGAGCAGGCCATGCAAAGCATCAAAGAAGAAATCGAGAGATAG
- the cofH gene encoding 5-amino-6-(D-ribitylamino)uracil--L-tyrosine 4-hydroxyphenyl transferase CofH: MTINIDSLLKNTDPIVSDILNNALSEKEISADDGLVLFNAKGTDFHLVGLVADELRRRRVGDIVSYVVNRNINFTNVCIKQCGFCAFSRDFREEEGYFLPNEEIVRRAKEAYQLGATEVCIQAGLPPDMKGDVYENICRDIKKEIPDIHIHGFSPEEILYGATRSNVSIQEFLKRMKEAGVDTLPGTSAEILDQKLRDKISPGRISVEDWETVIKSAHKIGINTTSTMMFGHVETLEDRVKHIAKLRDIQKETGGFTEFVPLNFIHTEAPMYKHELHEGIRQGGSGNDVLLTHAIARIMLNNYINNIQMSWVKEGQKMSQLLLMWGANDFGGTLINESISTSAGSEYGQLLKPKEIRRAVKEIGRIPAERNTHYEILKKFDGDENVEDKLDKVADTQFGSYVELIKINKFNYKNPRKQ; the protein is encoded by the coding sequence ATGACAATCAACATAGATTCGCTTTTGAAAAACACTGATCCTATAGTTTCAGATATTCTAAACAATGCACTATCAGAGAAGGAAATATCTGCTGATGATGGATTAGTGTTATTTAACGCCAAGGGGACAGATTTTCATTTAGTAGGCCTAGTTGCAGATGAATTAAGAAGAAGAAGGGTAGGAGACATAGTATCTTATGTAGTTAATAGAAATATCAATTTTACAAATGTCTGCATTAAACAATGTGGGTTTTGTGCATTTAGTAGAGACTTTAGAGAAGAAGAAGGGTATTTTTTACCTAACGAAGAGATTGTTCGCAGAGCAAAAGAAGCATATCAGTTAGGGGCAACCGAAGTCTGCATCCAGGCAGGACTTCCACCAGATATGAAGGGAGATGTATATGAAAATATTTGCAGAGATATCAAAAAAGAGATTCCAGATATCCACATTCATGGGTTTTCTCCTGAAGAAATACTATACGGAGCCACCCGTTCGAATGTATCAATTCAAGAATTTTTGAAAAGAATGAAAGAAGCCGGAGTAGACACACTTCCAGGGACTTCTGCAGAAATACTAGATCAAAAATTGAGAGACAAGATATCTCCTGGAAGAATTAGTGTAGAAGACTGGGAAACAGTCATCAAAAGTGCTCACAAAATTGGAATTAACACAACTTCAACTATGATGTTTGGTCATGTTGAAACATTAGAAGACAGAGTAAAACACATTGCAAAATTAAGAGACATTCAAAAAGAAACAGGAGGATTTACAGAATTTGTTCCTTTGAATTTCATCCACACAGAGGCACCAATGTACAAACATGAATTGCATGAAGGTATCAGACAAGGAGGAAGCGGAAATGATGTGTTACTCACACATGCCATAGCAAGAATCATGTTGAATAATTACATTAACAACATTCAGATGTCATGGGTAAAAGAAGGACAAAAAATGTCTCAACTGTTACTTATGTGGGGAGCAAACGATTTCGGAGGAACTCTAATCAATGAAAGCATCTCAACTTCGGCAGGTTCAGAATATGGTCAATTGTTAAAACCAAAAGAAATTAGAAGAGCAGTAAAAGAGATCGGAAGAATTCCAGCAGAAAGAAATACCCATTATGAAATTCTAAAAAAGTTTGACGGAGACGAAAACGTGGAAGACAAATTAGATAAGGTTGCAGATACCCAGTTTGGCTCTTATGTGGAATTGATAAAAATAAACAAATTCAATTACAAAAATCCAAGGAAGCAATAA
- a CDS encoding S1C family serine protease produces MDKSGMFVGGAIGAAIVIAVVAVLFVYPPESLKPEIIPTNEEPPNNVIAEATSLFSNELSLIEIFEKSEPGVVRVNVQRGESEDVKNGVGSGFVFDKKGHIITNAHVVKNANKVVVTFLDGRSYNAEIIGADEYTDLAVIKVNADLALLRPLSIGDSSNLKVGEGIAAIGNPFGLSGSMTSGIVSQLGRLLPSGSGYSIPDVIQTDAAINPGNSGGPLLNMRGEIVGINTAIQSATGEFTGVGFAIPSQTVAKIVPTLVEKGEYKHPWIGISGRDIDPDMAEVLNLKDAIGFLVITVVENSPASKAGLIGSDKTINVDGVNYPVGGDIILAVDGKEVRKIDDILIHLQRAKSVGDEMVLEVLRDGRTTNITIVLQERPNGN; encoded by the coding sequence ATGGACAAATCAGGAATGTTTGTAGGTGGGGCCATAGGAGCCGCAATTGTAATTGCAGTTGTTGCAGTGTTATTTGTTTATCCACCAGAATCATTGAAACCCGAAATCATTCCAACTAATGAAGAACCACCAAATAACGTAATTGCAGAGGCAACTTCACTATTTTCAAATGAATTGTCGTTGATTGAAATTTTTGAAAAATCAGAACCAGGTGTAGTTAGAGTAAATGTTCAAAGAGGCGAATCCGAAGATGTGAAAAACGGGGTAGGATCAGGTTTTGTGTTTGACAAAAAAGGACACATCATTACAAATGCCCATGTAGTAAAAAATGCAAACAAAGTAGTGGTCACATTTCTTGATGGCAGATCATATAATGCTGAAATTATTGGAGCAGATGAATATACAGATCTAGCAGTGATCAAAGTCAATGCAGATTTAGCATTATTACGTCCACTATCAATTGGAGATTCATCAAATCTTAAAGTCGGCGAAGGTATTGCAGCAATTGGAAATCCATTTGGATTATCAGGGTCCATGACTTCAGGCATTGTAAGCCAACTAGGGAGACTGTTACCCTCAGGATCAGGATATTCCATTCCAGATGTAATCCAAACAGATGCTGCAATTAACCCAGGGAATTCTGGAGGGCCACTACTTAACATGCGTGGAGAAATTGTCGGGATTAATACTGCAATACAATCAGCTACAGGGGAATTCACAGGAGTGGGCTTTGCCATTCCATCACAAACAGTAGCTAAAATTGTTCCAACTTTAGTAGAAAAAGGAGAATACAAACATCCATGGATTGGAATTTCAGGCAGAGATATTGATCCAGATATGGCAGAGGTTTTGAATCTAAAAGACGCAATCGGATTTCTAGTGATTACAGTTGTAGAGAACAGCCCAGCATCAAAAGCAGGACTAATTGGTTCAGATAAAACTATCAATGTTGATGGAGTAAACTATCCAGTAGGGGGAGACATAATTTTGGCAGTAGATGGAAAAGAAGTTAGAAAAATCGACGATATTTTGATTCATCTTCAACGAGCAAAATCAGTAGGTGATGAAATGGTTTTAGAAGTTTTAAGAGATGGAAGAACAACAAACATCACAATTGTGCTTCAAGAAAGACCAAATGGGAATTAG
- a CDS encoding DUF1512 domain-containing protein, with protein MNFTNFDFDQLFSMSDDTNPLMMLVWILPIILFVFYGQQIQLFVTSREIKKGIAKLDSFREESRTELINYLKNNLKVKDDHLKKIDKFLDYFTIMPVDMDPNGIVDKVQHTVRSREDYTRTHVKSMSLEMSDIELTKVQTLLEIASSLQMIYKIINHMFLTAKKQNNYPLILPLQMILPFIMEQAEAMKDAIPAFKSGQPVGDGIGPMVVGKMMLEHQKENIAFQTSLSQIDFEGRKLFLLKAEGPGSTVGRPADALETITMKNKIDAIIMVDAALKMEGEDSATTAQGFGAAIGGIGTERFQIEAIATSKKIPIFSIVIKQSVKEAITLMTKEIADTAEDVRAQVFEMIHENTSQGQSVLIIGVGNTAGVPQ; from the coding sequence GTGAATTTTACAAATTTTGATTTTGATCAGTTGTTTTCGATGAGTGATGATACAAATCCCCTGATGATGCTCGTTTGGATTCTTCCGATAATTCTTTTTGTATTTTACGGACAACAAATACAGCTTTTTGTTACATCAAGGGAAATTAAAAAAGGAATTGCAAAATTAGATAGTTTCAGAGAAGAATCTCGAACTGAATTAATCAATTATCTTAAAAATAATCTCAAAGTAAAAGATGACCATTTAAAAAAAATTGATAAATTTTTAGATTATTTTACTATCATGCCAGTTGACATGGATCCTAACGGCATTGTTGACAAAGTACAACACACAGTTAGATCTAGAGAGGATTACACTAGAACTCATGTAAAATCAATGTCTCTTGAAATGAGTGACATTGAATTAACCAAAGTCCAAACATTACTTGAAATTGCATCTTCCTTACAAATGATATACAAAATCATTAATCACATGTTCTTGACTGCTAAAAAACAAAACAACTATCCTTTAATTTTACCATTGCAAATGATTCTGCCTTTTATAATGGAACAAGCAGAGGCAATGAAAGATGCAATTCCTGCATTCAAATCTGGTCAGCCAGTAGGTGATGGAATTGGCCCAATGGTTGTTGGAAAAATGATGTTAGAACACCAAAAAGAAAATATTGCATTTCAAACATCTCTTTCACAAATTGATTTTGAAGGTAGAAAATTATTCCTTTTAAAAGCTGAAGGTCCTGGCTCTACAGTTGGAAGACCTGCAGATGCCCTAGAAACAATTACTATGAAAAATAAAATTGATGCAATAATTATGGTTGATGCTGCATTGAAAATGGAAGGTGAAGATTCAGCAACCACTGCTCAAGGATTCGGTGCTGCCATTGGAGGTATTGGCACTGAAAGATTTCAAATCGAGGCAATTGCTACAAGTAAAAAAATCCCCATCTTCTCTATTGTGATAAAACAATCTGTCAAAGAAGCAATCACTTTGATGACAAAAGAAATTGCTGATACTGCTGAAGATGTACGTGCACAAGTATTTGAGATGATTCATGAAAATACTAGTCAGGGACAATCTGTGTTGATCATAGGTGTTGGCAATACTGCGGGAGTCCCACAATGA
- a CDS encoding glycosyltransferase yields MDLIIDIFNYSLVAILIGICGTWIFLIKSMTDSFRLTPYLDKFKNTSKTNPKVSIILPARNEEEFIGKCLDSLIKQDYENYEIIVIDDSSEDSTGEIISEYAKKNPKIIPVSAKPKPEGWIGKNWACMEGYKKATGELLLFTDADTKHAQNVITLAVSHLNTFSLDALSAIPKMATFDFWTNITLPMISTFLHTRFSALNVNNPKKKTGYFFGSFFILKKSTYEEIGMHEGVKQEIIEDGALGKKVKELGYKIKMVRAEHLIEAVWARDKVTLWNALKRLMVPLYLQSGKIAIGIFFAIVFLLFAPFPIFASSVALSVETISAKMLCVTSAVTSILIYIGAIVEVKIGLGLKLRYALFAPLGSLVVVLGFLSGLLQAKRTSAVTWRGRSYSMKDHSQSSISV; encoded by the coding sequence ATGGATTTAATCATAGATATTTTCAATTATTCTCTAGTTGCAATTTTGATCGGGATTTGCGGGACATGGATATTCCTAATTAAATCAATGACAGATTCTTTTAGATTAACACCATACTTGGACAAATTTAAAAACACATCAAAAACAAACCCCAAAGTCTCCATAATATTGCCAGCTAGAAATGAAGAAGAGTTTATTGGAAAATGTTTGGATTCTCTTATTAAACAAGATTATGAAAATTATGAAATAATTGTAATTGATGATTCATCAGAAGATTCAACAGGAGAAATAATTTCAGAGTATGCAAAAAAGAATCCCAAAATAATTCCAGTTTCAGCAAAACCAAAACCAGAAGGATGGATTGGTAAAAATTGGGCATGTATGGAAGGTTACAAAAAAGCAACAGGAGAATTATTGTTATTCACAGATGCAGATACAAAACATGCTCAGAATGTCATAACATTAGCTGTATCACATTTGAATACTTTTAGTTTAGATGCATTGTCAGCGATTCCAAAAATGGCAACATTTGATTTTTGGACAAACATTACACTTCCAATGATTTCAACATTTTTGCATACCAGATTTTCAGCACTAAATGTTAACAATCCAAAAAAGAAAACAGGTTATTTTTTTGGTAGTTTTTTTATTCTGAAAAAAAGTACATATGAAGAAATTGGAATGCATGAAGGAGTAAAACAAGAGATTATTGAAGATGGTGCACTTGGGAAAAAAGTAAAGGAGTTAGGATACAAGATAAAAATGGTGCGCGCAGAACATCTGATTGAGGCTGTTTGGGCACGAGACAAGGTAACTTTATGGAATGCATTGAAACGACTAATGGTTCCATTATATCTTCAAAGTGGAAAAATAGCAATCGGAATATTTTTTGCAATTGTATTTTTACTATTTGCCCCATTTCCAATATTCGCATCATCTGTAGCATTATCAGTTGAAACAATATCTGCAAAAATGCTTTGTGTAACATCAGCTGTTACTTCGATTCTAATTTACATTGGAGCAATAGTAGAAGTGAAAATAGGGTTGGGATTAAAATTAAGATATGCATTGTTTGCACCATTGGGAAGTCTAGTGGTGGTTTTGGGATTTTTGAGCGGGTTGTTACAAGCCAAAAGAACATCGGCAGTTACGTGGAGAGGAAGAAGCTATTCGATGAAGGATCATTCTCAGAGTTCAATTAGCGTATAG
- the map gene encoding type II methionyl aminopeptidase, which produces MQTEQYIKAGKIASEVREMVRVKDWIGKSVFEICEEVEGEIKKRGAKCAFPVNASINEIAAHYTAEPNDPITIKDTDLVKIDLGAQIDGYIADTAVTVCYDAQFDGLVQAAEEALANAMSMIKTGVKASDIGRTIETTIKKMGFKPIANLSGHSLDQYTIHAGKSIPNIWSIGGFSLSENSAYACEPFVTTEQGGGFVRNGQIKNIFALNSRKKTKNDEADRMLDFIWENCNMLPFALRWLTNEWEEKKARELLDFLVKKKAVQAYPILIEVNEQRVAQAEHTFIPNENGVIVTTRVE; this is translated from the coding sequence GTGCAAACAGAACAATACATCAAAGCAGGAAAAATCGCGTCAGAAGTAAGAGAGATGGTAAGAGTAAAAGACTGGATAGGTAAATCAGTTTTTGAAATTTGTGAAGAGGTAGAAGGAGAGATTAAAAAAAGAGGTGCAAAATGTGCATTTCCAGTAAATGCAAGTATTAATGAAATTGCAGCGCACTATACTGCAGAACCAAATGATCCAATTACAATCAAAGACACAGATTTAGTGAAAATTGATCTGGGGGCACAGATTGACGGATATATTGCAGATACAGCAGTGACTGTATGTTATGATGCACAATTTGACGGACTGGTTCAAGCAGCAGAAGAAGCATTAGCAAATGCAATGTCAATGATAAAAACAGGAGTCAAAGCTAGCGACATAGGACGAACCATTGAAACAACAATTAAAAAAATGGGATTCAAACCAATTGCAAATCTTAGTGGTCATTCATTGGATCAATATACAATTCATGCAGGAAAATCAATTCCAAACATTTGGTCAATTGGAGGATTTTCACTTTCAGAAAATTCGGCATATGCATGTGAGCCATTTGTAACAACAGAGCAAGGAGGAGGATTTGTGAGAAACGGACAAATAAAAAATATTTTCGCGTTGAATTCACGAAAGAAAACAAAAAATGATGAAGCAGACAGAATGCTTGATTTTATTTGGGAGAATTGCAATATGTTGCCATTTGCACTAAGATGGTTAACAAATGAATGGGAAGAGAAAAAAGCACGGGAATTGTTAGATTTCTTAGTAAAGAAAAAAGCTGTTCAAGCATACCCAATACTAATTGAAGTAAACGAGCAAAGAGTTGCACAAGCAGAACACACATTCATTCCAAATGAGAATGGAGTGATAGTAACTACTCGTGTAGAATAA
- a CDS encoding tRNA-binding protein translates to MSTVSYDDFAKLDLRVAKIIATEPIEGKSRIIKGTIDLGDGDQRDVIIGGAQYFQPEDIVGKTVIVLANLEPKKMAGVESNAMLLAADVDDKPFWLTVVEDVPLGSPIK, encoded by the coding sequence ATGTCTACGGTATCTTATGATGATTTTGCAAAATTAGATCTTAGGGTCGCAAAAATTATTGCAACTGAACCTATTGAGGGTAAATCAAGAATCATCAAAGGTACAATTGATTTAGGAGATGGTGATCAACGCGATGTAATTATTGGAGGCGCACAATATTTTCAACCTGAAGATATTGTGGGAAAAACTGTAATTGTTCTTGCAAATCTTGAACCTAAAAAAATGGCTGGTGTAGAATCCAACGCGATGTTGTTGGCAGCAGATGTTGATGATAAACCATTTTGGTTAACTGTTGTTGAAGATGTTCCACTAGGTAGCCCAATAAAATAA
- the cofG gene encoding 7,8-didemethyl-8-hydroxy-5-deazariboflavin synthase subunit CofG: MNNLVFDSESLNKILENKQISRQEAIEIYQKSVKNPNDLFSVSQILRKKYKQNTVTFSKKAFFNIVNLCKDTCSYCTYKSEPGEAKLSLMSKQQISELLLLAKKYRCVEALFVTGEQPEQRYQEARDWLRENGFKTTAEYLIHASELALETGLFPHTNAGNLNYEEMKELKKTNVSMGIMLENVSERLTERGMPHYLAASKRPKARLEILENSGKLGIPMTTGILVGIGETMDEVIDSLFAIKKLNDKHGNIQEVILQNFQPKQDTKMRDEPSADEKYFKLVVALSRIIMPEMNIQIPPNLSPKSYQSFLSIGINDWGGISPLTPDFVNPEFSWPEINKIDENSKNAGFDLKCRFPIYPEYFSLIGKELRDKISVIEDEEGLVKEEFWR; encoded by the coding sequence TTGAACAATCTTGTCTTTGATTCTGAGAGTTTAAACAAAATTTTAGAAAATAAACAAATATCTCGTCAAGAGGCAATTGAAATTTATCAAAAATCAGTAAAAAATCCAAATGATTTGTTTTCTGTATCTCAAATTTTAAGAAAAAAATACAAACAAAATACAGTGACATTTTCTAAAAAGGCATTTTTCAACATTGTCAATCTATGTAAGGATACGTGTTCATATTGTACTTACAAATCAGAACCAGGAGAAGCAAAGCTTTCTTTGATGTCAAAACAACAAATTTCAGAGTTACTACTACTAGCAAAAAAATACAGATGTGTTGAAGCCTTATTTGTCACAGGGGAGCAACCTGAACAAAGATATCAAGAGGCAAGGGACTGGCTAAGAGAAAATGGATTCAAGACTACGGCGGAATATCTAATTCATGCTTCAGAACTTGCATTAGAAACAGGGTTATTTCCACATACAAATGCAGGCAATCTAAACTATGAAGAAATGAAAGAGTTGAAAAAAACTAATGTATCAATGGGAATAATGCTTGAAAATGTAAGTGAGCGATTAACAGAAAGAGGAATGCCTCATTATTTGGCAGCAAGTAAAAGACCAAAAGCAAGATTAGAAATTTTAGAAAATTCTGGAAAATTAGGAATTCCAATGACTACAGGAATACTAGTGGGAATTGGGGAAACAATGGATGAGGTAATTGATTCATTGTTTGCAATAAAAAAACTCAACGACAAACATGGAAATATTCAAGAGGTAATTTTACAAAATTTTCAACCAAAACAAGATACCAAAATGAGAGATGAGCCATCAGCAGATGAAAAATATTTCAAATTAGTTGTCGCATTATCTAGAATCATCATGCCGGAGATGAACATACAAATTCCTCCAAATTTATCTCCAAAATCATACCAAAGTTTCTTATCAATTGGAATAAACGATTGGGGAGGCATATCGCCATTGACACCAGATTTTGTGAATCCGGAATTTTCTTGGCCTGAGATTAACAAAATAGATGAGAATTCAAAGAATGCGGGTTTTGATTTAAAATGTAGATTCCCAATATACCCAGAATATTTTTCTTTGATTGGCAAAGAGTTAAGAGATAAGATATCAGTCATTGAAGATGAGGAAGGATTAGTAAAAGAGGAGTTTTGGAGATGA